A part of Homoserinibacter sp. YIM 151385 genomic DNA contains:
- the glgB gene encoding 1,4-alpha-glucan branching protein GlgB, with protein MTTQTTSRAAAPQPPELHPDHVAALVEGRHPEPHAALGSHDADGGRVIRAIRPLAEQVTAILEDGTRIPLSHHDRGLWHAVAPGPGQAYELEAVYGGGETWTVGDPYRFVPTVGEIDLHLWGEGRHEQLWHWLGAHHREHEGVDGTAFSVWAPHAEAARVVGDFNGWNGVGHAMRRLGSGIWELFVPGLGAGTNYKLELLTRAGEWVTRADPMARYTEVPPSTASRVGDTAYEWEDGAWMRGRAETDPHQSAMSVYELHLGSWKPGLGYREAADELIGYVTELGFTHVEFLPLAEHPFGGSWGYQVTGYFAPTSRFGHPDDLKYLIDRLHGAGIGVIMDWVPGHFATDEWALARFDGEPLYEHGDPRLGEHKDWGTYIFDFGNSQVRNFLVANALYWLEEFHIDGLRVDAVASMIYRDYSRQEGGWEPNIHGGREYLEAIDFLQEVNATAYKRNPGIVMIAEESTSFPGVTKPTDQGGLGFGLKWNMGWMHDSLHYIGEDPMWRSHHHNEITFSFVYAFSESYLLPISHDEVVHGKGSFLGRMPGDQWQKLANARAYLSFMWSHPGKQLLFMGSEFGQPSEWSESRGLDWWILDQPVHRGLQRLVAELNRVYRAEPALWSIDSAPEGFEWIANEPQQNVVAFLRRGSGGEQLACIHNFGGNTVGPFRIGLPEAGTWEEVLNTDAAEFGGSGVGNYGAVEADDTSWHGRPASAEVTLPPLAGLWLRKRD; from the coding sequence ATGACCACGCAGACCACCAGCCGGGCCGCCGCACCGCAGCCGCCCGAGCTCCACCCCGACCATGTCGCCGCCCTCGTCGAGGGCCGGCACCCCGAGCCGCACGCCGCGCTCGGATCCCACGACGCGGACGGCGGTCGCGTCATCCGCGCGATCCGGCCGCTCGCCGAGCAGGTGACGGCGATCCTCGAGGACGGCACCCGCATCCCGCTCAGCCACCACGACCGCGGCCTCTGGCACGCGGTCGCGCCCGGCCCGGGGCAGGCCTACGAGCTCGAGGCCGTCTACGGCGGCGGCGAGACCTGGACCGTCGGCGACCCGTACCGCTTCGTGCCGACGGTCGGCGAGATCGACCTGCATCTCTGGGGCGAGGGCCGCCACGAGCAGCTGTGGCACTGGCTCGGCGCGCACCACCGCGAGCACGAGGGCGTCGACGGCACCGCCTTCTCCGTCTGGGCGCCGCACGCCGAGGCGGCCCGCGTCGTCGGCGACTTCAACGGCTGGAACGGCGTCGGCCACGCGATGCGCCGCCTCGGCTCCGGCATCTGGGAGCTCTTCGTGCCCGGCCTCGGCGCCGGCACCAACTACAAGCTCGAGCTCCTCACCCGCGCGGGCGAGTGGGTCACGCGCGCCGACCCCATGGCGCGCTACACCGAGGTGCCGCCCTCGACCGCGAGCCGCGTCGGCGACACGGCCTACGAGTGGGAGGACGGGGCGTGGATGCGGGGCCGGGCCGAGACCGACCCGCACCAGTCCGCCATGAGCGTCTACGAGCTCCACCTCGGCTCCTGGAAGCCGGGCCTCGGGTATCGCGAGGCCGCCGACGAGCTCATCGGCTACGTCACCGAGCTCGGCTTCACGCATGTCGAGTTCCTGCCGCTCGCCGAGCACCCCTTCGGCGGCTCCTGGGGCTACCAGGTCACCGGCTACTTCGCGCCGACGAGCCGCTTCGGCCACCCCGACGACCTCAAGTACCTCATCGACCGCCTCCACGGCGCCGGCATCGGCGTGATCATGGACTGGGTCCCCGGGCACTTCGCGACCGACGAGTGGGCGCTCGCCCGCTTCGACGGCGAGCCGCTCTACGAGCACGGCGACCCCCGCCTCGGCGAGCACAAGGACTGGGGCACCTACATCTTCGACTTCGGCAACTCGCAGGTGCGGAACTTCCTCGTCGCGAACGCCCTCTACTGGCTCGAGGAGTTCCACATCGACGGGCTGCGGGTGGATGCCGTCGCGAGCATGATCTACCGCGACTACTCCCGACAGGAGGGCGGCTGGGAGCCGAACATCCACGGCGGCCGCGAGTACCTCGAGGCGATCGACTTCCTCCAGGAGGTCAACGCGACCGCCTACAAGCGCAACCCCGGCATCGTCATGATCGCCGAGGAGTCGACCTCCTTCCCCGGCGTCACGAAGCCGACCGATCAGGGCGGCCTGGGCTTCGGCCTGAAGTGGAACATGGGGTGGATGCACGACTCGCTCCACTACATCGGCGAGGACCCGATGTGGCGCTCGCACCACCACAACGAGATCACCTTCAGCTTCGTCTACGCCTTCAGCGAGTCGTATCTGCTGCCGATCAGCCACGACGAGGTCGTGCACGGCAAGGGCTCCTTCCTCGGCCGCATGCCGGGCGACCAGTGGCAGAAGCTCGCGAACGCGCGCGCCTACCTGTCGTTCATGTGGTCGCACCCCGGCAAGCAGCTGCTCTTCATGGGCTCCGAGTTCGGTCAGCCCAGCGAGTGGAGCGAGTCGCGCGGCCTCGACTGGTGGATCCTCGACCAGCCGGTCCACCGCGGCCTCCAGCGCCTCGTCGCCGAACTCAACCGCGTGTACCGGGCAGAGCCGGCGCTCTGGTCGATCGACTCGGCACCTGAGGGCTTCGAGTGGATCGCGAACGAGCCCCAGCAGAACGTGGTCGCGTTCCTGCGCCGCGGCTCGGGTGGCGAGCAGCTGGCCTGCATCCACAACTTCGGCGGCAACACCGTCGGCCCCTTCCGCATCGGCCTGCCGGAGGCGGGCACCTGGGAGGAGGTCCTCAACACGGACGCCGCCGAGTTCGGCGGCTCGGGCGTCGGCAACTACGGCGCCGTCGAGGCCGACGACACGTCCTGGCACGGCCGCCCGGCCTCCGCCGAGGTCACGCTCCCCCCGCTCGCCGGCCTCTGGCTCCGCAAGCGCGACTGA
- a CDS encoding tetratricopeptide repeat protein translates to MTDPTGMTPASLRGAVDLSRLADPRRGQAPAGATPGAAGGAPGAPAPEAGQPLVFETGDAGFERVLDLSATVPVIVEVIAPGLESALGDAVRAYEGRLALAVVDGSANPQLAQAFQVQQVPTIAAVVGGRPLSLMVGVPSPEELRQVLDQVLEFAAQNGVTGRLPVDAAEAPQGGPEPAPLPPLHQAAYDAIERGDYASAIESYRKALAENPRDADASAGLAQVSLLHRLQGLDAGEIRKAAADAPADVDAQLAVADLDLSGGHLDDAFGRLLDLFTGADPADRDRIRTRLLEHFELTGAEDPRVAAARRRLMTLLY, encoded by the coding sequence ATGACCGACCCCACCGGCATGACCCCCGCGAGCCTCCGAGGCGCGGTCGATCTGAGCCGCCTCGCGGATCCGCGACGTGGGCAGGCCCCCGCCGGCGCGACGCCCGGCGCCGCGGGCGGCGCCCCCGGCGCGCCCGCCCCCGAGGCGGGCCAGCCGCTCGTCTTCGAGACGGGGGATGCCGGCTTCGAGCGGGTCCTCGACCTCTCGGCGACCGTCCCGGTCATCGTCGAGGTCATCGCGCCCGGGCTGGAGTCGGCGCTCGGGGATGCCGTGCGGGCCTACGAGGGCCGCCTCGCCCTGGCCGTCGTCGACGGCTCCGCGAACCCGCAGCTCGCGCAGGCCTTCCAGGTGCAGCAGGTGCCCACCATCGCCGCGGTGGTCGGCGGGCGCCCGCTCTCGCTCATGGTCGGCGTGCCGAGCCCGGAGGAGCTCCGCCAGGTGCTCGATCAGGTGCTCGAGTTCGCAGCCCAGAACGGCGTGACGGGCCGGCTGCCGGTCGATGCCGCCGAGGCGCCGCAGGGCGGGCCGGAGCCGGCGCCGCTCCCGCCGCTCCACCAGGCCGCCTACGACGCGATCGAGCGCGGCGACTACGCGAGTGCGATCGAGTCCTATCGGAAGGCGCTCGCCGAAAACCCGCGCGATGCCGACGCGAGCGCGGGCCTCGCCCAGGTCTCCCTGCTCCATCGGCTCCAGGGCCTGGACGCGGGCGAGATCCGGAAGGCCGCGGCGGACGCCCCCGCCGATGTCGACGCGCAGCTCGCGGTCGCCGACCTCGACCTCTCGGGCGGCCACCTCGACGACGCCTTCGGCCGGCTCCTCGACCTCTTCACGGGCGCCGACCCCGCGGACCGCGACCGCATCCGCACCCGGCTCCTCGAGCACTTCGAGCTCACCGGCGCGGAGGACCCCCGCGTCGCGGCCGCCCGTCGGCGCCTCATGACCCTGCTCTACTGA
- a CDS encoding AI-2E family transporter: MKIQNAFRLGLFGGLGVLVALAIGAGIQSLATILTYIGAALFLALGIDPAVTWLEKRGLPRWLAILLVLLGVLGLFAGLVLAIIPVIADQVNTLIKQVPRLIDAVFNTNEVRDYVEAAVPWLQYDDVVKAITDFFGDPNNITGLTNNVLQGAISVATGAFGGVIVLILTLYFVSSLASIKRGLYQLVPATRREKFTDIAEQISDSVGRYVIGQVSLALVNGVLSFVFLTFIVRAEYSALLAFIAFLFSLVPLVGTISGSVLITLAVLLFNGWPSVLAVGIYYLVYMQVEAYVLSPNIMNRAVKVPGVVVVIAALAGGTLLGILGALVAIPTAAAILLIVKQVVIPRQNEL; this comes from the coding sequence GTGAAGATCCAGAACGCGTTCCGCTTGGGCCTGTTCGGCGGGCTCGGCGTCCTCGTCGCCCTCGCGATCGGGGCCGGCATCCAGTCGCTCGCGACGATCCTGACCTACATCGGGGCGGCGCTGTTCCTCGCGCTCGGCATCGACCCGGCCGTCACCTGGCTCGAGAAGCGGGGCCTGCCGCGCTGGCTCGCGATCCTCCTCGTCCTGCTCGGCGTGCTCGGGCTCTTCGCGGGGCTGGTGCTCGCGATCATCCCCGTCATCGCGGACCAGGTGAACACCCTGATCAAGCAGGTGCCGCGCCTCATCGACGCGGTCTTCAACACGAACGAGGTGCGGGACTACGTCGAGGCGGCCGTGCCGTGGCTCCAGTACGACGATGTCGTCAAGGCGATCACCGACTTCTTCGGGGATCCGAACAACATCACGGGACTCACCAACAACGTGCTCCAGGGCGCGATCTCGGTCGCGACGGGCGCCTTCGGCGGCGTCATCGTGCTCATCCTGACCCTGTACTTCGTCTCCTCGCTCGCGAGCATCAAGCGCGGCCTCTACCAGCTCGTGCCGGCGACGCGCCGCGAGAAGTTCACCGACATCGCGGAGCAGATCTCCGACTCGGTCGGCCGCTACGTCATCGGCCAGGTCTCGCTCGCGCTCGTCAACGGCGTGCTGAGCTTCGTGTTCCTGACCTTCATCGTCCGGGCCGAGTACTCGGCGCTGCTCGCGTTCATCGCCTTCCTGTTCTCGCTCGTGCCGCTCGTCGGCACGATCTCGGGCTCGGTGCTCATCACGCTCGCGGTCCTGCTCTTCAACGGCTGGCCCTCGGTGCTCGCGGTCGGCATCTACTACCTCGTGTACATGCAGGTCGAGGCGTACGTGCTGAGCCCGAACATCATGAACCGCGCGGTGAAGGTCCCGGGCGTGGTCGTCGTCATCGCCGCGCTCGCGGGCGGCACGCTGCTCGGCATCCTCGGCGCGCTCGTCGCGATCCCCACGGCGGCCGCGATCCTGCTCATCGTCAAGCAGGTCGTGATCCCGCGCCAGAACGAGCTCTAG
- a CDS encoding rhodanese-like domain-containing protein — protein MKVIQVEELAALGDDAQVVDVREPDELERISLDRPHLRIPMSSFLDHVDELPEAGTIYVLCHSGARSARVAEYLEQQGRDAVNVEGGIMAWHWAGLPTIQG, from the coding sequence ATGAAGGTCATCCAGGTCGAGGAGCTCGCCGCGCTCGGCGACGACGCCCAGGTCGTCGACGTCCGGGAGCCGGACGAGCTCGAGCGCATCAGCCTCGACCGCCCCCACCTCCGCATCCCCATGAGCTCCTTCCTCGACCATGTCGACGAGCTGCCGGAGGCGGGCACGATCTACGTCCTCTGCCATTCGGGCGCGCGGAGCGCTCGCGTGGCCGAGTACCTGGAGCAGCAGGGCCGGGATGCCGTGAACGTCGAGGGCGGGATCATGGCCTGGCACTGGGCCGGCCTCCCGACGATCCAGGGCTGA
- a CDS encoding alpha/beta hydrolase, giving the protein MTEIRSGVELPARREEIELRTDDGLTLVGELALPASRPPVATLVCLHPLPTAKGFMDSHILKKAAARLPALADLAVLRFNFRGVSSPRGTSEGAFGEGVEEARDLAAAMRLVAERGLPNPWILGWSFGTEVALKHARSAPVEGLILLSPPLHRTSPEEVAAWAGSSARVVAVVPELDDFLRPEEAERRFATIPQLEFVAVEGGRHLWVGETQTRRVLTEIVARANPAALPLPVEWPPPAAAPEEATA; this is encoded by the coding sequence ATGACCGAGATCCGGAGCGGCGTCGAGCTGCCCGCCCGCCGCGAGGAGATCGAGCTCCGCACCGACGACGGGCTGACGCTCGTCGGCGAGCTCGCGCTGCCCGCTTCCCGTCCGCCCGTCGCGACGCTCGTGTGCCTGCACCCGCTGCCGACGGCGAAGGGGTTCATGGACTCGCACATCCTCAAGAAGGCGGCGGCCCGGCTTCCGGCGCTCGCCGACCTCGCGGTGCTGCGCTTCAACTTCCGCGGCGTGAGCTCGCCGCGCGGCACGAGCGAGGGCGCCTTCGGCGAGGGCGTCGAGGAGGCGCGCGACCTCGCGGCCGCCATGCGCCTGGTCGCGGAGCGCGGCCTGCCGAACCCGTGGATCCTCGGCTGGTCCTTCGGCACGGAGGTCGCGCTCAAGCACGCGCGCTCCGCTCCGGTCGAGGGCCTCATCCTGCTCTCGCCGCCGCTGCATCGCACGAGCCCGGAGGAGGTCGCCGCCTGGGCGGGCAGCTCGGCGCGCGTGGTCGCGGTCGTGCCCGAGCTCGACGACTTCCTGCGGCCGGAGGAGGCGGAGCGGCGCTTCGCGACCATCCCGCAGCTCGAGTTCGTGGCCGTCGAGGGCGGCCGCCACCTGTGGGTGGGGGAGACCCAGACCCGGCGCGTGCTGACCGAGATCGTCGCGCGCGCGAATCCCGCGGCGCTGCCGCTGCCCGTCGAGTGGCCACCGCCGGCCGCCGCACCCGAGGAGGCCACCGCATGA
- a CDS encoding cation:proton antiporter yields the protein MLEYALIGVAAIVIIVAVSALSARIRIAAPLALVVVGIGISWIPGVPPVEVEPDWILLLLLPPLLYSAAVTVPIVDFRRNLSTITGLSVTLVLVSALLTGFTLSALLPDLELWAAIALGAVISPTDVVAATSIGKRLGLPSRLLTILEGEGLVNDATALVLLRTAIAAGAVTASGELDLGGTVLDFLWAVAAAAVVGIAVGWLAIVVRRRLDDAILQSVVSFAVPFIAFLPAEELGASGVIAVVAAGLYAGNAAPAALGVQSRLTDRLNWRTVQFVLEHGVFLLMGLELKGIVEGIGGDELSVGGSVLIGLLLAVILVATRFGFTGPLVALLRRRESQAGDFEERVGLIERRLDELEGDERMARRVAGARRRIDQRSNDISLLRAEGLDWRGGVVISWAGMRGVVTLAAAQTLPADTPYSEQLVLIAFTVAIATLLLQGATLPAVIRASGVRGSDAQLDRRALAELLDEINEAGIERLDAVAAAENAPPTEVVEQVRDAIRLAAEAAWEEAEHGENPEKLARSPHEQFRTLRSEVLAAERAALLDARARGAYASRILARVQVILDLEESRLGRPDADGH from the coding sequence GTGCTCGAGTACGCGCTGATCGGGGTCGCCGCGATCGTCATCATCGTCGCGGTGAGCGCGCTCTCGGCGCGGATCAGGATCGCCGCACCGCTCGCGCTCGTCGTGGTCGGCATCGGGATCAGCTGGATCCCCGGCGTGCCGCCCGTCGAGGTCGAGCCGGACTGGATCCTCCTCCTGCTGCTGCCGCCCCTCCTCTACTCGGCGGCCGTCACCGTCCCGATCGTCGACTTCCGGCGGAATCTGAGCACCATCACGGGCCTGTCGGTCACGCTCGTCCTCGTGAGCGCGCTGCTCACGGGCTTCACGCTCTCCGCGCTCCTGCCGGATCTCGAGCTGTGGGCGGCGATCGCGCTCGGCGCCGTCATCTCGCCGACCGACGTCGTCGCGGCGACCTCGATCGGCAAGCGGCTGGGCCTGCCCTCGCGCCTGCTGACGATCCTCGAGGGCGAGGGGCTCGTCAACGACGCGACCGCGCTCGTCCTCCTCCGCACGGCGATCGCGGCGGGGGCGGTGACGGCCTCCGGCGAGCTGGATCTCGGCGGCACCGTCCTCGACTTCCTTTGGGCGGTGGCGGCGGCCGCGGTCGTGGGCATCGCGGTGGGCTGGCTCGCCATCGTCGTGCGCCGCCGCCTCGACGATGCGATCCTCCAGTCGGTCGTCTCCTTCGCGGTGCCCTTCATCGCGTTCCTCCCGGCCGAGGAGCTCGGGGCCTCGGGCGTCATCGCGGTGGTCGCGGCGGGCCTCTACGCGGGCAATGCGGCGCCGGCGGCGCTCGGCGTGCAGTCGCGGCTCACCGACCGCCTCAACTGGCGGACGGTGCAGTTCGTGCTCGAGCACGGCGTCTTCCTGCTCATGGGCCTCGAGCTCAAGGGCATCGTCGAGGGGATCGGCGGCGACGAGCTCTCGGTGGGCGGATCGGTGCTCATCGGCCTCCTCCTCGCGGTGATCCTCGTGGCGACGCGCTTCGGGTTCACCGGCCCGCTCGTCGCGCTGCTGCGCCGACGGGAGTCGCAGGCGGGCGATTTCGAGGAGCGCGTCGGGCTCATCGAGCGGCGGCTCGACGAGCTGGAGGGCGACGAGCGGATGGCGCGGCGGGTCGCGGGCGCGCGACGGCGCATCGACCAGCGCAGCAACGACATCTCGCTGCTCCGAGCCGAGGGCCTCGACTGGCGCGGCGGCGTCGTCATCAGCTGGGCGGGCATGCGCGGCGTCGTGACGCTCGCGGCGGCGCAGACCCTTCCCGCCGACACGCCGTACTCGGAGCAGCTCGTGCTCATCGCCTTCACGGTCGCGATCGCGACCCTGCTCCTCCAGGGCGCCACGCTGCCGGCCGTCATCCGGGCGAGCGGCGTCCGGGGCTCCGACGCGCAGCTCGACCGGCGCGCGCTCGCCGAGCTGCTCGACGAGATCAACGAGGCCGGGATCGAGCGGCTGGATGCCGTCGCCGCCGCCGAGAACGCCCCGCCGACGGAGGTCGTCGAGCAGGTCCGGGATGCGATCCGCCTCGCGGCGGAGGCCGCCTGGGAGGAGGCGGAGCACGGCGAGAACCCGGAGAAGCTGGCGAGGAGCCCGCACGAGCAGTTCCGCACCCTCCGGAGCGAGGTGCTCGCGGCGGAGCGCGCGGCGCTCCTCGACGCGCGGGCGCGCGGCGCGTACGCGAGCCGCATCCTCGCCCGCGTGCAGGTCATCCTCGACCTCGAGGAGTCGCGCCTCGGCCGACCGGACGCTGACGGGCACTGA
- a CDS encoding lytic transglycosylase domain-containing protein has product MRRSPSNATREVALLEHPSDAVPAWAATGARPRPRSRRGLPILAAVACMGFLLVSVAGPYSDSYAAESLAPEGGPSQAYAAGAGYDIDVTRDDYEAKAKPKPKPAAAGTSMGGAAPAAGTPDPGSAQAIAREMLAARGWGDDQFNCLSSLWAKESGWNVYAHNVSSGAYGIPQALPGSKMASVGSDWQTNPRTQITWGLQYIQGRYGTPCGAWAKSQASGWY; this is encoded by the coding sequence ATGCGCCGCAGCCCGAGCAACGCGACCCGCGAGGTCGCCCTCCTGGAGCACCCGAGCGACGCCGTCCCCGCGTGGGCGGCCACGGGTGCGCGTCCGCGACCCCGCAGCCGTCGGGGCCTTCCGATCCTCGCGGCGGTGGCCTGCATGGGCTTCCTCCTCGTCTCCGTCGCCGGCCCCTACTCCGACAGCTACGCCGCCGAGAGCCTCGCCCCCGAGGGCGGCCCCTCGCAGGCCTATGCCGCGGGCGCCGGCTACGACATCGATGTGACGCGCGACGACTACGAGGCCAAGGCGAAGCCGAAGCCGAAGCCCGCCGCCGCCGGCACGAGCATGGGCGGCGCGGCCCCCGCGGCCGGCACCCCCGACCCCGGCTCCGCCCAGGCGATCGCGCGCGAGATGCTCGCGGCGCGAGGCTGGGGCGACGACCAGTTCAACTGCCTCTCCTCGCTCTGGGCGAAGGAGTCGGGCTGGAACGTGTACGCGCACAACGTCTCGAGCGGCGCGTACGGCATCCCGCAGGCGCTGCCCGGCAGCAAGATGGCGTCGGTCGGCTCCGACTGGCAGACCAACCCGCGAACCCAGATCACCTGGGGCCTGCAGTACATCCAGGGCCGCTACGGCACGCCCTGCGGCGCCTGGGCCAAGAGCCAGGCCTCCGGCTGGTACTGA
- a CDS encoding DivIVA domain-containing protein, giving the protein MTSTFPRARRNRLGYDIDEVEEFLAEARSAYTAEPGAGALDAERIRHTAFSMRKGGYAPDHVDAALERLEDAFANRERDAAIQTAGDAAWYGQARDTAQVLLDRFVRPPGHRFTRVSWFTVGYATKEVDALADRIANYFQTGQPVTIEEIRTSVFHAQRGGYQESQVDAVLDAATRTILAVR; this is encoded by the coding sequence GTGACCTCGACCTTCCCTCGCGCCCGGCGCAACCGCCTCGGCTACGACATCGACGAGGTCGAGGAGTTCCTCGCCGAGGCCCGGAGCGCCTACACGGCGGAGCCGGGGGCCGGCGCGCTCGACGCGGAGCGCATCCGCCACACGGCGTTCTCGATGCGCAAGGGCGGCTACGCACCCGATCACGTCGACGCGGCGCTCGAGCGGCTCGAGGACGCCTTCGCGAACCGGGAGCGGGATGCCGCGATCCAGACCGCGGGCGACGCCGCCTGGTACGGCCAGGCCCGCGACACCGCCCAGGTGCTGCTCGACCGCTTCGTGCGCCCGCCCGGCCACCGCTTCACGCGGGTGTCCTGGTTCACGGTCGGCTACGCCACGAAGGAGGTCGACGCGCTCGCGGACCGCATCGCGAACTACTTCCAGACGGGGCAGCCGGTGACGATCGAGGAGATCCGCACCTCGGTCTTCCACGCGCAGCGCGGCGGCTATCAGGAGTCGCAGGTGGATGCCGTCCTGGATGCGGCGACCCGGACGATCCTCGCGGTCCGCTGA
- a CDS encoding phosphatidate cytidylyltransferase: MAEPTVPEPEPTPQDPVDAGPVRPAGVRGRPSRAELEAKAQQRVADIEAQVRATRAQLDAANARVEARVGRNLPLAIFFGLALGGGFLLSLVLFKELFIVFGAALVGFTAFELATALRSAGRDIPRLVSVAAAVAVTPIAFFGHVPGLWLATLGAIVLVSLWRILETLPASRRVPRRELALDLGTGALIQVYVTFMAGFYLVLTGEEGGQWWTLGAIIVIVSTDVGAYVSGLAFGRRKLAPAISPGKTVEGFIGSILIATVAAILIATLMLEQPWWLGLILGPALALVGTMGDLMESLIKRDLGVKDISSWLPGHGGFLDRLDSVLPSAAVAYALYLIFHG, translated from the coding sequence GTGGCCGAGCCGACCGTCCCGGAGCCGGAGCCGACCCCGCAGGATCCGGTCGACGCCGGTCCCGTGCGCCCCGCGGGCGTGCGCGGGCGCCCGAGCCGAGCCGAGCTCGAGGCGAAGGCGCAGCAGCGTGTCGCCGACATCGAGGCGCAGGTCCGCGCGACCCGCGCCCAGCTGGATGCCGCGAACGCGCGCGTCGAGGCGCGCGTCGGCCGCAACCTCCCGCTCGCGATCTTCTTCGGGCTCGCCCTCGGCGGCGGCTTCCTCCTGAGCCTCGTGCTCTTCAAGGAGCTGTTCATCGTCTTCGGCGCGGCGCTCGTCGGCTTCACGGCCTTCGAGCTCGCGACGGCGCTCCGCTCGGCCGGCCGCGACATCCCCCGGCTCGTCTCGGTGGCGGCCGCGGTGGCGGTGACCCCGATCGCGTTCTTCGGCCACGTGCCGGGCCTCTGGCTCGCGACGCTCGGCGCCATCGTGCTCGTCTCGCTCTGGCGCATCCTGGAGACCCTCCCGGCCTCGCGCCGGGTGCCGCGCCGCGAGCTCGCCCTCGATCTCGGCACCGGTGCGCTCATCCAGGTCTACGTGACCTTCATGGCGGGCTTCTACCTGGTGCTGACCGGCGAGGAGGGCGGCCAGTGGTGGACGCTCGGGGCGATCATCGTCATCGTCTCGACGGATGTCGGCGCCTACGTGTCGGGGCTCGCCTTCGGCCGGCGGAAGCTGGCTCCCGCGATCAGCCCCGGCAAGACGGTCGAGGGCTTCATCGGCTCGATCCTCATCGCGACGGTCGCGGCGATCCTCATCGCCACGCTCATGCTCGAGCAGCCCTGGTGGCTCGGCCTGATCCTCGGCCCCGCGCTCGCGCTCGTCGGCACGATGGGCGACCTCATGGAGTCGCTCATCAAACGCGATCTCGGGGTCAAGGACATCTCGTCCTGGCTGCCGGGTCACGGCGGCTTCCTGGACCGCCTCGACTCGGTGCTGCCCTCGGCGGCGGTGGCGTACGCGCTCTACCTGATCTTCCACGGCTGA
- the frr gene encoding ribosome recycling factor, whose product MISDVLTDTREKMQKAVEVAKDDFSTVRTGRANPAMFQKIPVDYYGTPTPLEQLAGLQNPEARTIVITPYDKSALKEIERAIVAFPNLGASPTNDGNIVRVTMPELTEERRKEYVKLARAKGEDARVVIRNLRRKAKDDLDALKSEVGDDEVARAEKELESITKTHVDAIDEALKRKEAELLEV is encoded by the coding sequence GTGATCAGCGACGTTCTGACCGATACCCGCGAGAAGATGCAGAAGGCCGTCGAGGTCGCGAAAGACGACTTCTCGACCGTCCGCACCGGCCGCGCGAACCCGGCGATGTTCCAGAAGATCCCGGTCGACTACTACGGCACCCCGACGCCGCTCGAGCAGCTCGCCGGCCTCCAGAACCCGGAGGCCCGCACGATCGTCATCACGCCCTACGACAAGTCCGCGCTCAAGGAGATCGAGCGCGCGATCGTCGCCTTCCCGAACCTCGGCGCCTCGCCCACGAACGACGGCAACATCGTGCGCGTGACGATGCCGGAGCTCACCGAGGAGCGCCGCAAGGAGTACGTGAAGCTGGCGCGCGCCAAGGGCGAGGACGCCCGCGTCGTGATCCGCAACCTCCGTCGCAAGGCGAAGGACGACCTGGACGCGCTGAAGAGCGAGGTCGGCGACGACGAGGTGGCCCGCGCTGAGAAGGAGCTGGAGTCGATCACGAAGACGCATGTCGACGCGATCGACGAGGCTCTGAAGCGCAAGGAAGCCGAACTGCTCGAGGTCTGA
- the pyrH gene encoding UMP kinase → MTEPRRRRVLLKLSGEAFGGGSLGVNPDVVSAVAKEIAAAAAEVEIAIVVGGGNFFRGAELSQRGMDRGRADYMGMLGTVMNALALQDFIEQAGVGVRVQSAISMRQVAEPYIPLRAERHLEKGRVVIFGAGAGLPYFSTDTVAAQRALEIGADAVLVAKNGVDGVYTADPRQDPSATLIDEITYQEALVKGLKVVDATAFSLCMDNEMPMVVFGMEPAGNVARAIRGGERLGTLVRA, encoded by the coding sequence ATGACCGAACCCCGCCGCCGCCGTGTCCTCCTCAAGCTCTCCGGCGAGGCCTTCGGGGGCGGCTCCCTCGGGGTCAATCCGGATGTCGTCAGCGCCGTCGCGAAGGAGATCGCGGCGGCCGCGGCGGAGGTCGAGATCGCGATCGTCGTCGGCGGCGGCAACTTCTTCCGCGGCGCGGAGCTCAGCCAGCGGGGGATGGATCGCGGCCGCGCCGACTACATGGGCATGCTCGGCACCGTCATGAACGCGCTCGCCCTGCAGGACTTCATCGAGCAGGCGGGCGTCGGCGTCCGCGTGCAGTCGGCGATCTCGATGCGCCAGGTCGCGGAGCCGTACATCCCGCTCCGCGCCGAGCGCCACCTCGAGAAGGGCCGCGTCGTGATCTTCGGGGCCGGGGCCGGCCTCCCGTACTTCTCGACCGACACGGTCGCGGCGCAGCGTGCGCTCGAGATCGGCGCGGATGCGGTGCTCGTCGCGAAGAACGGCGTCGACGGCGTCTACACGGCCGACCCGCGCCAGGATCCGAGCGCGACGCTCATCGACGAGATCACGTATCAGGAGGCCCTCGTCAAGGGCCTCAAGGTCGTGGATGCGACCGCGTTCAGCCTGTGCATGGACAACGAGATGCCGATGGTCGTCTTCGGCATGGAGCCGGCCGGCAACGTGGCCCGCGCGATCCGCGGCGGCGAGCGCCTCGGCACGCTCGTCCGCGCCTGA